Proteins from a genomic interval of Polaribacter sejongensis:
- a CDS encoding response regulator, with amino-acid sequence MKKKLKCILLIDDDEATNYIHKFVIEKANCTENIVCKQSGQLALDYLLSIESEKHPHPDIIFLDINMPGMNGWEFLEHYKKLEKNQQAEMVVIMLTTSLDPIDREKAKEIGEISEFKPKPLTIEMLNNVLKDNFPNLF; translated from the coding sequence ATGAAGAAAAAATTAAAATGCATCTTATTGATTGATGATGACGAAGCTACAAACTACATTCATAAATTTGTTATCGAAAAAGCAAACTGTACAGAAAACATTGTTTGTAAACAAAGTGGCCAGCTTGCATTAGATTATTTATTATCTATAGAAAGCGAAAAACATCCTCATCCTGATATTATTTTTTTAGATATTAATATGCCCGGAATGAATGGTTGGGAATTTTTAGAACATTACAAGAAGCTAGAAAAGAACCAGCAAGCAGAAATGGTTGTTATAATGTTGACCACTTCTTTAGACCCTATTGATAGAGAAAAGGCTAAAGAAATAGGAGAAATAAGCGAATTTAAACCAAAACCATTAACAATTGAGATGCTTAATAACGTTCTAAAAGATAATTTTCCAAATTTATTTTAA
- a CDS encoding sensor histidine kinase: MIKLKKTPKIAEQLIIAFILLLSTLVMLGWFLNYPKILSIIPGSATMKFNSALLFFLSSFCVIKSKKKKHPLILLFFTLLVLIISFLTLIENLFDINLFIDNLFVEDIYSSKNPGRMSTATALCFFLFSLSLLGLRSDKTKKGSQNIVYFIIIIAFISTVTFILDIPAEYKTDFYKTMAIHTSILFLLISSLLASKTPNLGFTRVLIGKQSGSNLLRKLLPFVILIPFLLSYFLLSLLNKNAIEINFGIVLYTVILISISVTYTSIISIGLNKSDTERKKLENNIILRNQELMQFKEALDRIAIVSISDNKGIIKYVNNKFCEISKWSREEIIGNTYEITSSNHHSKDFIEKISEINDSNNTWIGEIKNKTKDGKLYWTETAVIPLKDKLGNNFEYMAIKQDITERKENEELLASKYVKQLETKNKELEQFAYIASHDLQEPLRTITSFCNILYTEYNEKLDEQAKISFRFIRQATGRMSSLIKALLDYSRLGYEEELILIDCNIVIKDIIEDLNTTIKLTNTKIEFKKLPEISGYKTGVRLLLQNLITNAIKFRKKDTDCIIKINALKKENFIEFSVEDNGIGIAKEYQKKIFAIFQRLHLKNEYEGTGIGLAHCQKIVNLHGGEIWVESSLNNGSKFYFTILNEKEKK; encoded by the coding sequence ATGATAAAGCTCAAAAAAACTCCTAAAATTGCAGAACAATTAATTATTGCTTTCATTTTACTTCTAAGTACCTTAGTAATGTTAGGATGGTTTTTAAATTATCCGAAAATTTTAAGCATTATCCCTGGAAGTGCTACTATGAAATTTAACTCGGCATTGTTATTTTTTCTATCAAGTTTTTGTGTTATTAAAAGTAAAAAGAAAAAACACCCGCTTATTTTATTATTTTTTACGCTTTTAGTACTAATAATTAGCTTCTTAACATTAATTGAAAATCTATTTGACATCAATTTATTTATTGATAATCTTTTTGTAGAAGATATTTACTCCTCTAAGAACCCTGGAAGAATGTCCACTGCAACAGCTTTGTGTTTCTTTTTATTTAGTTTAAGTCTATTAGGGTTAAGGTCTGATAAAACAAAAAAAGGTAGTCAGAACATTGTTTATTTTATAATAATTATTGCATTTATTAGTACAGTCACTTTTATTCTAGACATTCCCGCAGAATATAAAACTGATTTTTACAAAACAATGGCTATTCACACTTCAATCTTGTTTTTATTAATATCTAGTTTACTTGCCTCAAAAACACCTAATTTGGGCTTCACAAGGGTTCTTATAGGAAAACAATCTGGGAGTAATTTACTACGAAAACTATTACCTTTTGTTATTTTAATTCCATTTTTATTAAGTTATTTTCTTTTAAGTCTTTTAAATAAAAATGCTATTGAAATCAATTTTGGTATTGTTTTATATACTGTAATACTAATCTCAATAAGCGTAACTTACACATCAATTATATCTATAGGGCTAAACAAGTCTGATACAGAAAGAAAGAAATTAGAAAATAATATAATTCTTAGAAATCAAGAATTAATGCAATTTAAAGAAGCTTTAGATAGAATTGCAATTGTATCTATATCTGACAATAAAGGAATCATTAAATATGTTAATAATAAATTTTGTGAAATTTCTAAATGGAGTAGAGAAGAAATCATTGGAAACACCTATGAAATAACTAGTTCTAATCACCATTCTAAAGATTTTATAGAAAAAATATCGGAAATTAATGATTCTAATAATACTTGGATTGGTGAAATAAAAAACAAGACAAAAGATGGCAAATTATATTGGACAGAAACTGCCGTTATTCCCTTAAAAGACAAGCTGGGCAATAACTTTGAATATATGGCTATCAAACAAGACATTACCGAAAGAAAAGAAAACGAAGAGTTATTAGCATCTAAATATGTTAAACAATTAGAAACAAAGAATAAAGAGTTAGAACAATTTGCTTATATAGCCTCGCACGATTTACAAGAACCATTAAGAACTATTACCAGTTTTTGTAATATTCTATATACAGAATACAATGAAAAATTAGATGAGCAGGCCAAAATCAGTTTTAGGTTTATAAGACAAGCAACTGGTAGGATGAGTTCATTAATAAAAGCTTTATTAGATTATTCTAGATTAGGTTATGAAGAAGAATTGATACTAATTGATTGTAACATAGTAATAAAAGATATCATAGAAGATTTAAACACTACCATAAAACTAACCAATACTAAAATAGAGTTTAAAAAATTACCAGAAATTAGCGGGTATAAAACAGGAGTTAGATTGTTGTTGCAAAATTTAATAACGAATGCTATAAAATTCAGAAAAAAAGATACAGATTGTATCATTAAAATCAATGCATTAAAAAAAGAAAATTTTATAGAATTCTCTGTTGAAGATAATGGTATTGGTATTGCTAAAGAATATCAAAAAAAGATTTTTGCTATTTTTCAGCGTTTACATTTAAAAAACGAATATGAAGGGACAGGGATTGGTCTTGCACATTGCCAAAAAATTGTTAATCTACACGGTGGAGAAATTTGGGTAGAATCATCTTTAAATAATGGAAGTAAATTTTATTTCACGATATTAAACGAAAAAGAAAAAAAATGA
- a CDS encoding SusC/RagA family TonB-linked outer membrane protein has translation MKKFLKVSLILFLGLIVQVTFAQKKTISGTVSDESGSLPGVSVLVKGTNTGVETDFDGNYKIASKRGDVLVFSYLGYKSTQKKVGASAVINVVLQEDSSVLEEVIVVAYGTTTKEAFTGSANVVGAKDLALRSVTSPIGAIEGKATGVQFVAASGQPGSSPSIVIRGVGTLNGSSTPLYIIDGIQFDGSLSSINQDDIASMTVLKDAASTSLYGSRAANGVVIVTTKKGRNNKTTVSASTQYSVITRSVPNYDRVGAGSYYELMWEGYKNTISGANPEIEASAKIFNQLGYNPFNVANDQIVGTDGKLNPNAELKYESLDWFDYLERTGSRKNHSVNVASGGENHSIFYSASYLKEEGYVIESDYERVTNRLNADFTLTDNISAGGSVYITATDSHGPTSGGGSSTANPFSWANNLGPIYPVYLVDNSGKIVNDASGNPLYDLGEGYPDSNIQTRPYNPGRHGIAELILNEDQDKLNLYGFRNYLEVKLAEGLKAKVTYGRDIQDNITKGYENETVGDGAPSGRYSEDRYRRVVENFNQILTYNTSLKDVHNIDVTLGHESFDRNFSTLGGIANTQTATGIYEFDNFAAGDNVNGNSTDHRIEGYFARLNYDFDSKYYLSASVRRDGTSRFAKDARWGTFYSVGGSWRIDQEKFMDNVSFIDQLKLRASYGEIGNERVGSYYASQALYEIIPNAGAPGIIWSNTGNVDLEWENQVSWDVALEFSMFNNVLDGSVEFYKKSSQDLLYELGIPLSEGLDVFPTNLGDLYNQGIEVSLTGHLLRTKDFNWDLSVQASTFKNEITKIDSPADNGTKRWEEGRSIYDYYIYHYAGVDSANGDALYYMFEDTDGGGRTAVLNADGTQATTNDYQEAGEAFTDSSSIPDLLGSVSNSFRYKQFSLDFLFTFGIGGDILDSGYSSLMHPGTFGRALHVDAENAWRAPGDITDVPRLENGNPNQTIAGSTRFLTDASYISLKNVNLGYSFDNDVAEKLGLSNLRISLSGENIFISTERTGLNPQYSLSGTSSGYDYSPSRTVTLGLNLTF, from the coding sequence ATGAAAAAATTTTTAAAGGTATCCCTCATACTATTTTTGGGGTTGATTGTGCAAGTTACTTTTGCTCAAAAGAAAACTATTTCTGGGACAGTCTCAGATGAGTCAGGGAGTTTACCTGGTGTAAGTGTTTTAGTAAAAGGTACTAATACAGGAGTAGAAACAGATTTTGATGGAAACTACAAAATTGCTAGTAAAAGAGGTGACGTGTTAGTGTTTAGTTATTTAGGTTATAAATCGACACAAAAGAAAGTTGGTGCTTCTGCTGTTATTAATGTAGTTTTACAAGAAGATAGTAGTGTTTTAGAAGAGGTTATTGTTGTAGCATATGGTACAACAACTAAAGAAGCTTTTACAGGTTCTGCAAATGTTGTTGGTGCAAAAGATTTAGCACTTAGATCTGTAACGTCTCCAATTGGAGCTATTGAAGGTAAGGCAACTGGTGTGCAGTTTGTTGCAGCATCAGGTCAACCAGGTTCTTCGCCATCAATTGTAATTCGTGGTGTTGGTACTCTTAATGGTAGTTCAACTCCGTTATACATTATAGACGGAATACAGTTTGATGGTTCTCTAAGTTCTATCAATCAAGATGATATTGCTTCTATGACAGTTTTAAAAGATGCGGCTTCAACGTCATTATATGGTTCTAGAGCAGCAAATGGTGTAGTTATTGTTACAACTAAAAAAGGAAGAAATAATAAAACAACTGTTAGTGCATCAACACAATACAGTGTTATTACAAGATCTGTACCTAATTATGATAGAGTAGGAGCTGGTTCTTATTATGAATTAATGTGGGAAGGTTACAAGAACACAATTAGTGGTGCAAATCCAGAAATTGAAGCTTCTGCAAAAATATTTAATCAATTAGGTTATAACCCATTTAATGTAGCAAATGATCAAATTGTTGGTACTGACGGTAAATTAAATCCTAATGCAGAACTTAAGTATGAGTCTTTAGATTGGTTCGATTATTTAGAAAGAACTGGTAGTAGAAAAAATCACTCTGTAAATGTTGCTTCTGGTGGCGAAAATCATTCTATATTTTATTCTGCATCTTATTTAAAAGAAGAAGGATATGTTATTGAAAGTGATTATGAAAGAGTAACTAATAGATTAAATGCAGATTTTACTCTAACCGATAATATTTCTGCTGGTGGTAGTGTGTATATTACAGCTACAGATTCTCATGGACCAACTAGTGGAGGAGGGTCTTCTACAGCAAATCCTTTTAGTTGGGCTAATAACTTAGGTCCTATTTACCCTGTTTACCTAGTAGATAATAGTGGTAAAATTGTAAATGATGCTTCAGGTAACCCTTTATACGATTTAGGAGAAGGATATCCGGATAGTAATATTCAAACAAGACCTTACAATCCAGGAAGACATGGTATTGCTGAGCTAATTTTAAATGAAGATCAAGATAAGTTAAACTTATATGGATTTAGAAATTATCTTGAAGTTAAGCTTGCAGAAGGATTAAAAGCTAAAGTAACTTATGGTAGAGATATTCAAGATAATATTACTAAAGGTTATGAAAACGAAACAGTAGGTGATGGAGCACCATCAGGTAGATATAGTGAAGATAGATATAGAAGAGTTGTAGAGAATTTTAATCAAATTTTAACTTATAATACTTCTCTAAAAGATGTTCATAATATAGATGTTACTTTAGGTCATGAAAGTTTTGATAGAAACTTTTCTACATTAGGAGGTATTGCTAATACTCAAACTGCTACAGGTATTTATGAATTTGATAATTTTGCTGCAGGTGATAATGTAAATGGAAATAGTACAGATCACAGAATAGAAGGTTATTTTGCTAGATTAAACTATGATTTTGATAGCAAATATTACTTAAGTGCTTCTGTAAGAAGAGATGGTACTTCTAGATTTGCTAAAGATGCACGTTGGGGAACTTTTTATTCAGTAGGTGGTTCTTGGAGAATTGATCAAGAAAAATTTATGGATAACGTTTCTTTTATAGATCAATTAAAATTAAGAGCATCTTACGGTGAAATTGGTAATGAAAGAGTTGGTTCTTATTACGCTTCTCAAGCATTATATGAGATTATTCCAAACGCAGGTGCACCTGGTATTATTTGGAGTAATACAGGAAATGTAGATTTAGAGTGGGAAAACCAAGTTAGTTGGGATGTTGCTTTAGAATTTAGTATGTTTAATAATGTATTAGATGGTTCTGTAGAATTTTACAAAAAATCTTCTCAAGATTTATTATATGAATTAGGTATTCCTCTTTCAGAAGGATTAGATGTATTCCCTACAAACTTAGGAGATCTTTACAACCAAGGTATAGAGGTTAGTTTAACAGGTCACTTATTAAGAACAAAAGATTTTAATTGGGATTTAAGTGTTCAGGCTAGTACTTTTAAAAATGAAATTACAAAAATTGATAGTCCTGCAGATAACGGTACTAAACGTTGGGAAGAAGGAAGATCTATTTATGATTACTACATCTATCATTATGCAGGAGTTGATTCAGCAAATGGGGATGCTTTATACTACATGTTTGAAGATACAGATGGGGGTGGAAGAACAGCTGTTTTAAATGCAGATGGAACACAAGCAACTACTAACGATTATCAAGAAGCTGGAGAAGCATTTACAGATAGTAGTAGTATTCCAGATTTATTAGGATCTGTTTCTAACTCATTTAGATATAAACAATTTTCTTTAGATTTCTTATTTACTTTTGGTATTGGAGGAGATATTTTAGATAGTGGATATTCTTCATTAATGCACCCAGGTACTTTTGGTAGAGCTTTACATGTAGATGCAGAAAATGCTTGGAGAGCTCCAGGAGATATTACAGACGTACCTCGTTTAGAAAACGGAAACCCAAACCAAACAATTGCTGGTTCTACTCGTTTCTTAACAGATGCATCTTACATTTCTTTAAAAAACGTAAACTTAGGATATAGTTTTGATAACGATGTTGCAGAAAAATTAGGTTTAAGTAATTTACGTATTTCTCTTTCTGGTGAAAATATTTTTATTAGCACAGAAAGAACAGGTTTAAATCCTCAATATAGTTTATCTGGTACATCAAGCGGATATGATTATAGCCCTTCTAGAACAGTAACTTTAGGGTTGAATTTAACTTTCTAG
- a CDS encoding RagB/SusD family nutrient uptake outer membrane protein, translating to MLRKINLLILGLLVVFVTSCEEEFLETTPTDSIAEADAFASVDNMFLVLNGLHRVMYAQNPISGGTSSRSGQSFYMPALDAMGAQMIHSSPGNGWMTNELRWLTHTNANFTTVSNFWYMRYHIIASSNNLINLIEANGFPEADEDVRNILGQAYAYRAWAYHQLISTFAKGYLIGDPATDAGVPLLLITGTPYTSAPRSTVQVVYDQINSDIANSISFFEGASSPADKSHLSINAAQGLKARIDLTQGKWQDASDAAIAAREGFPLLDEDAWLSGFNTVDLSEVIWGGTVIESETNFYQSLFYFISPTFNGSQNRSNPKLMNKEVYDAIPSTDFRINMALAWAPNTNSSASNGEGGSFETDPNYDTEEEFFAAKDSIINKYGMTSAHNTHPYMAVKFLQENPGSIDPDDVLYMRSSEMYLIEAEAKTMLSDVSGAQTALQAFGSARDTDYDSSVFTSVDALMDHIKWQRRVELYGEGFSFHDHIRWDEGIDLTNSGADDNLYRDGFIQEKPSLNDDWIWKIPQAEIDANPNLTEADQN from the coding sequence ATGTTACGAAAAATTAATCTATTAATTTTAGGATTATTAGTAGTATTTGTTACCAGTTGTGAAGAAGAATTTCTAGAAACAACACCAACAGATTCTATTGCAGAAGCAGATGCTTTTGCAAGTGTAGACAATATGTTTTTGGTATTAAATGGATTGCATAGGGTAATGTATGCTCAAAATCCTATATCAGGAGGAACTTCAAGTAGAAGTGGGCAGAGTTTTTATATGCCAGCATTAGATGCAATGGGTGCTCAAATGATTCACTCATCACCAGGAAATGGATGGATGACAAATGAATTAAGATGGTTAACACATACAAATGCAAATTTTACAACAGTAAGTAATTTTTGGTATATGCGTTACCATATTATAGCATCATCTAACAACTTAATTAATTTAATTGAAGCAAATGGTTTTCCAGAAGCAGATGAAGATGTAAGAAATATTCTTGGTCAAGCTTATGCGTATAGAGCTTGGGCGTATCATCAATTAATTTCAACATTTGCAAAAGGGTACTTAATTGGTGATCCTGCGACAGATGCAGGTGTTCCTTTATTGTTAATTACAGGAACTCCTTATACAAGTGCTCCTAGATCTACAGTTCAAGTTGTTTACGATCAAATAAATTCAGATATAGCAAATTCTATCAGTTTCTTTGAAGGTGCTTCTAGTCCAGCTGATAAATCTCATTTATCTATAAATGCAGCGCAAGGTTTAAAAGCAAGAATAGATTTAACGCAAGGTAAATGGCAAGATGCATCAGATGCGGCAATAGCTGCACGTGAAGGTTTTCCTTTGTTAGATGAAGATGCTTGGTTATCTGGTTTTAATACAGTAGATCTTTCTGAAGTAATTTGGGGAGGTACTGTTATTGAGTCAGAAACAAACTTTTATCAATCTCTCTTCTACTTTATTAGTCCAACTTTTAATGGAAGTCAAAATAGATCAAACCCTAAGTTAATGAATAAAGAAGTTTATGATGCAATTCCATCTACAGACTTTAGAATTAATATGGCATTAGCTTGGGCTCCAAATACAAATTCTTCTGCATCTAACGGAGAAGGTGGTAGTTTTGAGACTGATCCTAATTATGATACCGAAGAAGAATTTTTTGCTGCTAAAGATTCAATTATAAACAAATATGGAATGACTTCTGCGCATAACACACACCCATATATGGCGGTTAAGTTTTTGCAGGAAAATCCAGGATCTATTGATCCAGATGATGTTCTTTATATGCGTTCTTCAGAAATGTATTTAATAGAAGCAGAGGCTAAAACAATGTTATCTGATGTTTCAGGTGCTCAAACAGCTCTTCAAGCTTTTGGTTCAGCAAGAGATACTGATTATGATTCTTCTGTATTTACTTCTGTAGATGCTTTAATGGATCATATTAAATGGCAAAGAAGAGTAGAACTTTACGGAGAAGGGTTTAGTTTCCATGATCACATTCGTTGGGATGAAGGAATTGATTTAACGAACTCTGGAGCTGATGATAATTTATATAGAGATGGTTTCATTCAAGAAAAACCTTCTTTAAATGATGATTGGATTTGGAAAATTCCACAAGCAGAAATTGATGCAAATCCAAATTTAACGGAAGCAGATCAAAACTAA
- a CDS encoding ABC transporter substrate-binding protein, with protein MEFQDQIRRILTFDKTPKRIICLVPSLTELLVDLGLETSIVGVSKFCVHPNHLKETKTIVGGTKSIHIDKIKALQPDIILCNKEENTKEIVENCEKIAPTHVSDIFTIDDNLELIKQYGMLFSLENKASEIILKINSELDIFNEFIKNKEVKKVVYFIWKSPWMAVGNTTFINHLLALNKFANIYQYKERYPEIDLDEMKLQSELDFIFLSSEPYPFKKEHLAEVENYTKNAKAVLVDGEMFSWYGSRLIKALEYFKTLH; from the coding sequence ATGGAATTTCAAGATCAAATAAGACGGATTTTAACGTTTGATAAAACGCCGAAACGGATTATTTGTCTTGTACCAAGTTTAACAGAATTATTGGTCGATTTAGGTTTAGAAACCTCCATTGTTGGTGTTTCAAAATTTTGCGTTCATCCCAACCATTTAAAAGAAACTAAAACGATTGTTGGTGGTACAAAAAGTATTCATATTGATAAAATAAAGGCTTTACAGCCTGATATCATCCTTTGTAATAAAGAAGAAAACACAAAAGAGATTGTAGAGAACTGTGAAAAAATTGCACCAACGCATGTTTCAGATATTTTTACTATTGATGATAATTTAGAACTCATAAAGCAATACGGAATGTTGTTTTCCCTAGAAAATAAAGCTTCAGAAATTATTCTAAAAATCAATTCTGAATTAGACATCTTTAATGAATTCATCAAAAATAAAGAAGTAAAAAAAGTTGTTTATTTTATTTGGAAATCTCCTTGGATGGCTGTCGGAAACACTACGTTCATCAACCATTTATTAGCACTAAATAAGTTTGCTAACATCTATCAGTACAAAGAGCGCTACCCTGAAATCGATTTGGATGAAATGAAATTACAGTCAGAACTAGATTTTATTTTTTTATCATCAGAACCATATCCATTTAAAAAAGAACATTTAGCAGAAGTAGAAAACTATACTAAAAACGCCAAGGCTGTTTTAGTAGATGGAGAAATGTTTTCTTGGTACGGAAGTCGGTTAATAAAAGCGTTAGAATACTTTAAAACACTTCATTAA
- the pyrF gene encoding orotidine-5'-phosphate decarboxylase — protein MTTQELIAQIKKKKSFLCIGLDVDLNKIPQHLLKDEDPIFAFNKAIIDATHHLCVAYKPNTAFYEAYGIKGWKSLEKTIQYLNKNYPEIYTIADAKRGDIGNTSTMYAKAFLEDLAFDSVTVAPYMGKDSVEPFLAFKNKHTIMLALTSNEGAFDFQTKEVNGRELYKEVLETSKGWKNSENLMYVVGATKAEYFTEIRKIVPNSFLLVPGVGAQGGNLQDVCKYGLSENIGLLINSSRGIIYASKDENFAQNAALKAEELQQEMATILAQ, from the coding sequence ATGACAACACAAGAACTTATTGCCCAGATTAAGAAGAAAAAATCATTTTTATGCATCGGATTGGATGTGGATTTGAATAAAATTCCACAACATCTTTTAAAAGATGAAGATCCTATTTTTGCATTTAACAAAGCAATTATCGATGCTACGCATCATTTGTGTGTTGCCTATAAACCCAATACCGCTTTTTATGAAGCCTACGGAATAAAAGGTTGGAAATCTTTAGAAAAAACGATTCAGTATTTAAATAAAAATTACCCAGAAATCTATACAATTGCAGATGCAAAACGTGGCGATATTGGTAATACCTCAACCATGTATGCAAAAGCTTTTCTAGAAGATTTAGCGTTCGATTCTGTTACCGTTGCGCCTTATATGGGAAAAGATTCTGTAGAGCCATTTTTAGCGTTTAAAAACAAACATACTATTATGTTAGCATTAACATCTAATGAAGGTGCTTTCGATTTTCAAACAAAAGAAGTAAACGGAAGAGAATTATACAAAGAGGTTTTAGAGACCTCTAAAGGATGGAAAAATTCTGAAAATTTAATGTATGTTGTTGGTGCTACAAAAGCAGAATATTTTACTGAAATTAGAAAAATTGTACCTAATTCTTTTCTTTTAGTTCCTGGTGTTGGCGCACAAGGCGGAAACTTGCAAGATGTTTGTAAATATGGCCTATCAGAAAATATTGGTTTATTAATCAATTCTTCTAGAGGAATTATTTACGCTTCTAAAGATGAAAATTTTGCACAAAATGCTGCTTTAAAAGCCGAAGAATTACAACAAGAAATGGCGACTATTTTAGCACAATAA
- a CDS encoding TlpA family protein disulfide reductase, with protein sequence MFKKIIVLVLVSILASCSLETPTEFTEKALQEKVYDLNDEVSTFKEVIDQHKGKKILIDVWASWCRDCLVGMPKVKELQTVFPEVVYLFLSVDEKKDSWKRGVKRYDVIGEHYNLPQGMKTGDLVDFLNLSWIPRYVVVDENSQITLFNEIDASDKDIIEALKE encoded by the coding sequence ATGTTCAAAAAAATAATAGTCTTAGTTCTCGTATCTATTTTAGCGAGTTGTAGTTTAGAAACTCCAACCGAATTTACAGAAAAAGCGCTTCAAGAAAAAGTGTACGATTTAAACGACGAAGTAAGTACGTTTAAAGAAGTAATTGATCAACATAAAGGAAAAAAGATTTTAATTGATGTTTGGGCTTCTTGGTGTAGAGATTGTTTAGTCGGAATGCCGAAAGTAAAAGAATTGCAAACAGTGTTTCCAGAAGTGGTGTATTTATTTTTATCTGTTGATGAAAAGAAGGACTCGTGGAAAAGAGGTGTAAAGCGTTATGATGTTATTGGAGAACACTACAATTTACCACAAGGAATGAAGACAGGAGATTTGGTTGATTTTTTAAATCTTAGTTGGATTCCGAGATATGTTGTGGTTGATGAAAACAGTCAAATAACATTATTTAATGAAATAGATGCTTCCGATAAAGATATAATTGAAGCTTTAAAAGAGTAA
- the tpiA gene encoding triose-phosphate isomerase gives MRTKIVAGNWKMNNDKKESKKLIKDLKKAIKKEKLKNTRVIVAPTFVNLSASLKAADGSAIEVVAQNMHQAKNGAYTGEISADMLKAIGIKTVILGHSERRTYFNETDASLAAKVDAILENDLETIFCFGELLEDRKSENHFAVVESQISNALFHLGADAWKSIILAYEPVWAIGTGETASAEQAQEMHAFIRSIVAKKYNQEVADAVSILYGGSVKPANAEEIFSKPDVDGGLIGGAALNVDDFTGIIKAI, from the coding sequence ATGAGAACAAAAATAGTAGCAGGTAACTGGAAAATGAACAATGATAAGAAAGAGAGTAAAAAACTTATCAAAGATTTAAAAAAAGCAATTAAAAAAGAGAAATTAAAAAATACTCGTGTTATAGTTGCTCCTACTTTTGTAAACTTATCGGCTTCTTTAAAAGCAGCAGACGGTTCTGCAATTGAAGTAGTTGCTCAGAATATGCACCAAGCTAAAAATGGTGCTTATACAGGAGAAATTTCTGCAGATATGTTAAAAGCAATCGGAATTAAAACGGTTATTTTAGGACACTCAGAAAGAAGAACTTATTTTAATGAAACAGATGCTTCATTAGCAGCAAAAGTAGATGCTATTTTAGAAAATGATTTAGAAACTATTTTTTGTTTTGGAGAATTGTTAGAAGATAGAAAATCTGAAAACCATTTTGCAGTAGTAGAAAGCCAAATTTCTAATGCATTATTCCATTTAGGAGCAGATGCTTGGAAAAGCATTATTTTAGCTTATGAACCAGTTTGGGCAATTGGTACAGGAGAAACTGCAAGTGCAGAACAAGCGCAAGAAATGCATGCTTTTATTAGAAGTATTGTAGCTAAAAAATACAATCAAGAAGTTGCAGATGCTGTTTCTATCTTATACGGAGGAAGTGTAAAACCTGCAAATGCAGAAGAAATTTTCTCTAAACCAGATGTAGATGGTGGATTAATTGGTGGAGCTGCTTTAAATGTAGATGATTTTACAGGAATTATTAAAGCTATTTAA
- the prmA gene encoding 50S ribosomal protein L11 methyltransferase yields MDNIYIEYNFTVTPKEPATEILIAELGEVGFESFVENENGVTAYIQKDDWSATVLDDIFVLNSEEFSIEYDQKEIEQTNWNAEWEKNFSPIQVEDVVSIRAPFHENPNLKYDIVIEPKMSFGTGHHETTHMMVQHLLQLDLEGKKTLDMGCGTGILAIFAEMKGANPIDAIDIDNWCYENSVENVERNNCKNISVFEGEAALLVDKKYDVIIANINRNILLMDMQAYTNCLNDNGVLLLSGFYKDDIPVIDAEVSKYNLKLETVIERNNWVALKYNKL; encoded by the coding sequence ATGGACAATATTTATATAGAATACAATTTTACAGTTACACCAAAAGAACCAGCAACAGAAATTTTAATTGCAGAATTAGGAGAGGTTGGTTTTGAGAGTTTTGTTGAAAATGAAAACGGAGTAACAGCTTATATTCAAAAAGACGATTGGAGCGCTACTGTTTTAGATGATATTTTTGTTTTAAATTCTGAAGAGTTTTCTATAGAATACGATCAAAAGGAGATTGAGCAAACTAACTGGAATGCAGAATGGGAAAAGAATTTTTCACCTATCCAAGTGGAAGATGTGGTAAGTATTAGAGCACCATTTCATGAAAACCCTAATTTAAAATATGATATTGTAATTGAGCCAAAAATGAGTTTTGGTACTGGGCATCATGAAACGACTCACATGATGGTACAGCATTTATTGCAATTAGATTTAGAAGGTAAAAAAACGTTAGATATGGGATGTGGAACCGGAATTTTAGCAATTTTTGCTGAAATGAAAGGAGCAAATCCTATTGATGCTATCGATATTGATAATTGGTGTTATGAAAATTCTGTAGAAAATGTTGAGAGAAATAATTGTAAAAATATTTCAGTTTTTGAAGGAGAAGCAGCGCTTTTAGTTGATAAAAAATATGATGTTATTATTGCCAACATCAATAGAAATATTTTATTGATGGATATGCAAGCATACACCAATTGTTTAAACGATAACGGCGTGCTTTTATTAAGTGGCTTTTATAAAGATGATATACCTGTTATAGATGCGGAGGTTTCTAAATACAATTTAAAATTAGAAACTGTTATAGAAAGAAATAATTGGGTTGCATTAAAATACAATAAATTGTAA